The following are from one region of the Flavimobilis soli genome:
- a CDS encoding superinfection immunity protein, which yields MSDPYSSGPYPPQPYAHAYGTTWGSAPAYVTDRRVVDPAVVVIAWVLAVLSGFYMLPWAIAATRGRSNHGMIALINVLLGWTFIGWVVALVMACQSHAVIGGAGAPFASTPPGWYPSPQGGQEFWDGVRWTGQRAP from the coding sequence ATGTCCGACCCGTACTCGTCGGGGCCGTACCCGCCGCAGCCCTACGCCCACGCCTACGGGACGACGTGGGGTAGCGCGCCCGCATACGTGACCGACCGCCGCGTGGTCGACCCAGCCGTCGTGGTCATCGCCTGGGTCCTCGCTGTGCTGAGCGGGTTCTACATGCTGCCCTGGGCGATCGCCGCGACCCGCGGGCGCTCCAACCACGGCATGATCGCGCTGATCAACGTCCTCCTCGGGTGGACCTTCATCGGATGGGTCGTGGCACTCGTCATGGCGTGCCAGTCGCACGCCGTCATCGGCGGCGCCGGGGCGCCCTTCGCTTCGACACCTCCAGGCTGGTACCCGAGCCCGCAGGGCGGGCAGGAGTTCTGGGACGGCGTGCGTTGGACCGGCCAGCGAGCTCCGTGA
- a CDS encoding LysE family transporter — protein MTWQVWAAFLGASLAISLSPGAGAVTSMSTGLAVGLRRGYWNILGLQIGVVLQIGVVAVGVGALIAGSDVAFEVIKWFGVAYLAYLAIAQWRAAPAEADVTVEVAELSPRALVTRGFLVNASNPKAVVFMLAVLPQFLAPARPLVPQYLAITATMVAVDVLVMTGYTGFAAKVLRALRSPRQQRAVNRGFACAFALAALLLALIRH, from the coding sequence ATGACATGGCAGGTGTGGGCGGCGTTCCTCGGTGCGTCGCTCGCGATCAGCCTGTCGCCCGGCGCCGGCGCGGTGACGTCCATGTCGACCGGTCTCGCGGTCGGGCTGCGGCGCGGCTACTGGAACATCCTGGGCCTGCAGATCGGCGTCGTCCTCCAGATCGGCGTCGTCGCCGTGGGCGTCGGAGCGCTGATCGCAGGCTCCGACGTCGCGTTCGAGGTCATCAAGTGGTTCGGCGTCGCGTACCTCGCCTACCTCGCGATCGCGCAGTGGCGCGCGGCCCCCGCCGAGGCGGACGTGACCGTCGAGGTCGCCGAGCTCAGCCCGCGTGCGCTCGTCACGCGCGGCTTCCTCGTCAACGCGTCCAACCCCAAGGCCGTCGTCTTCATGCTCGCCGTGCTGCCGCAGTTCCTCGCCCCGGCGCGCCCGCTCGTGCCGCAGTACCTCGCGATCACCGCGACCATGGTCGCGGTCGACGTCCTCGTCATGACCGGCTACACCGGGTTCGCCGCCAAGGTGCTGCGCGCGCTGCGCTCCCCGCGCCAGCAGCGCGCCGTCAACCGCGGCTTCGCGTGCGCGTTCGCGCTCGCGGCGCTCCTCCTGGCGCTCATCCGGCACTGA
- a CDS encoding TetR/AcrR family transcriptional regulator yields the protein MRANDVVEQTDAADGRSTRWEGHRVARRTELTHAARRAVHRRGPDLSMDEIAGELGTSKSILYRYFGDKVGLQNAVGEAVVEAIRATLAQASEHQPTPRASLEAMVRAYLQMIEHSPSVYYFVTRNASVANSVVKHSGDAPLTAQQAPLSDFMHSVVALVARPFAEEVGSYDTAQVDAWAAGAVGFVTGTGEWWLSRRHEPGTPDAAHVAAQITAWLWVGPGSGMVPQSSTTP from the coding sequence ATGCGAGCGAACGACGTCGTCGAACAGACGGACGCGGCCGACGGCCGCTCCACCCGGTGGGAAGGCCACCGGGTAGCGCGCCGCACCGAGCTCACCCACGCCGCACGCCGCGCCGTGCACCGCCGCGGCCCCGACCTCTCCATGGACGAGATCGCCGGCGAGCTCGGCACCTCCAAGTCCATCCTCTACCGCTACTTCGGCGACAAGGTAGGCCTGCAGAACGCCGTCGGCGAAGCCGTCGTCGAGGCGATCCGCGCGACTCTCGCCCAGGCGTCCGAGCACCAACCCACGCCCCGCGCCTCGCTCGAGGCCATGGTGCGCGCCTACCTGCAGATGATCGAGCACTCGCCGAGCGTCTACTACTTCGTCACCCGCAACGCCTCCGTCGCCAACTCCGTCGTCAAGCACTCCGGCGACGCACCCCTCACCGCGCAGCAGGCGCCGCTGAGCGACTTCATGCACTCCGTCGTCGCCCTCGTCGCCCGCCCCTTCGCCGAAGAGGTCGGCAGCTACGACACCGCCCAGGTCGACGCCTGGGCCGCCGGAGCCGTCGGCTTCGTCACGGGCACCGGCGAGTGGTGGCTCTCGCGCCGCCACGAGCCCGGCACGCCCGACGCCGCGCACGTCGCCGCACAGATCACCGCATGGCTCTGGGTCGGCCCCGGCAGCGGCATGGTCCCGCAGTCCAGCACGACCCCCTGA
- a CDS encoding dihydrodipicolinate synthase family protein — translation MTAPRLSAPTGLIAYLPTPVQHDCVDVAAFARLVERATAAGVDGLGVLGSTGAAMHLSREERAEVVRAAVEHTDLPVVAGVSGLRTSLVRAHADDAQAAGAAAVLLAPVGYVPLVDAEVIALFTDVLVGLDVPLVVYDNPGTTRVDMSRGLLAELATLPGVGGIKTPGPTTGPGESRRRVAELRAALPDGVTLGFSGDASGPAGLLAGADTWHSTVGGALPDVVVPLARAARAGDETVQDAVANLAPLWDLVRANTGVRVSATLVELLGLVETPSLPRPLLPLDGDDRAAAARIIAALG, via the coding sequence ATGACCGCCCCGCGCCTCTCCGCCCCGACCGGGCTGATCGCCTACCTTCCGACGCCTGTGCAGCACGACTGCGTCGACGTCGCCGCGTTCGCGCGGCTCGTCGAGCGGGCGACAGCCGCGGGGGTCGACGGGCTCGGCGTCCTCGGGTCGACGGGAGCCGCGATGCACCTGAGCCGCGAGGAGCGGGCGGAGGTCGTGCGGGCGGCCGTCGAGCACACGGACCTTCCGGTCGTCGCGGGTGTCTCGGGGCTGCGCACATCGCTCGTCCGCGCGCACGCCGACGACGCGCAGGCTGCAGGCGCGGCCGCCGTCCTGCTCGCGCCGGTCGGGTACGTGCCGCTCGTCGACGCCGAGGTGATCGCCCTCTTCACCGACGTGCTCGTTGGGCTCGACGTGCCTCTCGTCGTCTACGACAACCCGGGCACGACGCGCGTCGACATGTCCCGCGGTCTCCTCGCGGAGCTCGCCACTCTGCCGGGCGTTGGCGGCATCAAGACGCCCGGCCCGACGACCGGTCCGGGCGAGTCGCGCCGGCGCGTCGCAGAGCTGCGCGCTGCCCTGCCCGACGGCGTGACGCTCGGCTTCTCGGGCGACGCGTCCGGCCCTGCGGGCCTGCTCGCGGGCGCGGACACGTGGCACTCGACGGTCGGCGGCGCGCTGCCTGACGTCGTCGTGCCGCTCGCCCGCGCCGCCCGCGCGGGCGACGAGACGGTGCAGGACGCCGTCGCGAACCTTGCGCCGCTGTGGGACCTCGTCCGCGCGAACACGGGCGTCCGCGTCTCTGCAACGCTCGTCGAGCTGCTCGGCCTCGTCGAGACGCCGTCCCTCCCCCGGCCGCTGCTCCCGCTCGACGGCGACGACCGAGCTGCGGCGGCGCGGATCATCGCTGCACTCGGTTGA
- a CDS encoding DUF2599 domain-containing protein: MRPTVLRPSGHTPRGVRAASCTVAIAALLLAGCSRPSIPAPTVLPPTTASATSAPTATPSPAGLEVTDGLGRTFAVALSDGALTTGTSDLGEGAVQVVATFATRDAVLALPAPEGARWEVQSDRSAVLVDDARPEVGGLAPPTAKDAAGTPVGTLVEGDGERLEVRLRARGTAQLPVTVTLDVAPSALDRAEWADRLEGGRSLQVFPTAFGRSGSVAALEAVRQALAAAEPKAATSVMDKQLRCHALGAPTKESWNLEPWRPDVDYLEYLLARCNPVD, from the coding sequence GTGCGCCCCACCGTCCTCCGCCCGTCCGGGCACACCCCGCGCGGGGTGCGCGCGGCGTCGTGCACGGTCGCGATCGCCGCGCTCCTGCTCGCCGGGTGCTCGCGGCCGTCGATCCCGGCCCCGACCGTCCTGCCGCCGACCACCGCGAGCGCGACGTCGGCTCCCACCGCGACACCGAGCCCTGCGGGGCTCGAGGTGACGGACGGGCTCGGCCGGACTTTCGCCGTCGCGCTGTCCGACGGCGCGCTCACGACCGGGACGAGCGACCTCGGCGAGGGCGCAGTGCAGGTCGTGGCGACGTTCGCGACCCGCGACGCGGTCCTCGCGCTGCCCGCGCCTGAGGGCGCGCGCTGGGAGGTGCAGTCGGACCGGTCAGCGGTGCTCGTCGACGATGCGCGGCCCGAGGTGGGCGGCCTGGCGCCGCCGACGGCGAAGGACGCGGCGGGCACGCCCGTCGGCACGCTCGTGGAGGGTGACGGCGAGCGGCTCGAGGTGCGGCTCCGTGCCCGCGGCACGGCACAGCTTCCTGTGACGGTGACGCTCGACGTCGCGCCGTCGGCGCTCGACCGCGCCGAGTGGGCGGACCGCCTCGAGGGTGGCAGATCGCTGCAGGTCTTCCCGACGGCGTTCGGCCGCTCCGGCTCGGTCGCCGCGCTCGAGGCGGTGCGGCAGGCGCTCGCCGCCGCGGAACCGAAGGCTGCGACGTCGGTCATGGACAAGCAGCTGCGCTGCCACGCCCTCGGCGCCCCGACGAAGGAGAGCTGGAACCTCGAGCCGTGGCGCCCCGACGTCGACTATCTCGAGTACCTGCTCGCCCGCTGCAACCCGGTGGACTGA
- the purL gene encoding phosphoribosylformylglycinamidine synthase subunit PurL: protein MTAPKPTLDTVENAAATPDEQQPFAELGLKPDEYQRIRDILGRRPTAAELAMYSVMWSEHCSYKSSKVHLSKFGKKTTDEMKKHLLVGIGENAGVVDIGDGWAVTFKVESHNHPSFVEPYQGAATGVGGIVRDIISMGARPVAVMDQLRFGAVDHPDTARVVHGVVSGVGGYGNSLGLPNIGGELVFDASYQGNPLVNALCLGVLRHEDIHLANASGVGNKVVLFGARTGGDGIGGASILASETFEDGVPAKRPSVQVGDPFMEKVLIECCLELYAAKVVEGIQDLGAAGISCATSELASNGDGGMHVWLDDVLLRDPTLNAGEILMSESQERMMAVVTPEKLDEFLAITKKWDVETAVIGEVNDSGRLTIDHHGQRIVDVDPRTVAHEGPVYNRPYARPAWQDGLNADTTVAAGLARPETGDELLATALQILGSPNHSSKAWVTNQYDRFVQGNTALAQPDDSGVIRVDESTGLGVALATDANGRYAKLDPRTGAQLALAEAYRNVATTGARPLAITDCLNFGSPEDPDSMWQLVEAIEGLADGCAELGTPVTGGNVSLYNGTGEPGQIDSSIHPTPVVGVLGVIDDVTRATGSGWRNPGESIFLLGTTRAELDGSAWADVVHQHLGGLPPRLDLAAEKALADVLINASRDELVDAAHDLSEGGLVQALVEASLRYGVGATVSLDALLERDGLTAFEALFSESTARAIVSVPRGEEVRLVDACVARGVPHLRLGETGATTEDDAEALVVEGVFTLPLDQAREVFEGALPAIFG from the coding sequence ATGACCGCGCCCAAGCCCACCCTGGACACCGTCGAGAACGCAGCGGCCACACCGGACGAGCAGCAGCCGTTCGCCGAGCTCGGGCTCAAGCCCGACGAGTATCAGCGGATCCGCGACATCCTCGGACGCCGCCCCACCGCCGCCGAGCTCGCGATGTACTCGGTCATGTGGTCCGAGCACTGCTCGTACAAGTCCTCCAAGGTGCACCTGTCGAAGTTCGGCAAGAAGACCACCGACGAGATGAAGAAGCACCTCCTCGTCGGCATCGGCGAGAACGCAGGCGTCGTCGACATCGGCGACGGCTGGGCCGTCACGTTCAAGGTCGAGTCGCACAACCACCCGTCGTTCGTCGAGCCCTACCAGGGCGCCGCGACCGGCGTCGGCGGCATCGTCCGCGACATCATCTCGATGGGTGCCCGCCCCGTCGCCGTCATGGACCAGCTGCGCTTCGGCGCCGTCGACCACCCCGACACAGCGCGCGTCGTGCACGGTGTCGTGTCCGGCGTCGGCGGCTACGGCAACTCGCTCGGCCTGCCCAACATCGGCGGCGAGCTCGTCTTCGACGCGTCCTACCAGGGCAACCCGCTCGTCAACGCGCTGTGCCTCGGCGTGCTGCGCCACGAGGACATCCACCTCGCCAACGCCTCCGGCGTCGGCAACAAGGTCGTGCTGTTCGGCGCCCGCACGGGCGGCGACGGCATCGGCGGCGCCTCGATCCTCGCGTCCGAGACGTTCGAGGACGGCGTCCCCGCGAAGCGCCCGTCCGTCCAGGTCGGCGACCCGTTCATGGAGAAGGTGCTCATCGAGTGCTGCCTCGAGCTGTACGCGGCGAAGGTCGTCGAGGGCATCCAGGACCTCGGCGCGGCCGGCATCTCGTGCGCGACGTCGGAGCTCGCCTCGAACGGTGACGGCGGCATGCACGTGTGGCTCGACGACGTCCTGCTGCGCGACCCCACGCTCAACGCCGGCGAGATCCTCATGTCGGAGTCGCAGGAGCGCATGATGGCGGTCGTCACGCCGGAGAAGCTCGACGAGTTCCTCGCGATCACGAAGAAGTGGGACGTCGAGACCGCCGTGATCGGCGAGGTCAACGACTCGGGCCGCCTGACGATCGACCACCACGGTCAGCGCATCGTCGATGTCGACCCGCGCACGGTCGCGCACGAGGGCCCGGTCTACAACCGCCCGTACGCGCGCCCGGCCTGGCAGGACGGCCTCAACGCCGACACGACCGTCGCTGCGGGCCTCGCCCGCCCCGAGACGGGCGACGAGCTGCTCGCGACCGCCCTGCAGATCCTCGGCTCGCCCAACCACTCCTCCAAGGCGTGGGTGACGAACCAGTACGACCGCTTCGTGCAGGGCAACACCGCGCTCGCGCAGCCCGACGACTCCGGCGTCATCCGCGTCGACGAGTCGACGGGCCTCGGTGTCGCGCTTGCGACCGACGCGAACGGCCGCTACGCGAAGCTCGACCCGCGCACGGGCGCCCAGCTCGCGCTCGCGGAGGCGTACCGCAACGTCGCGACGACGGGAGCCCGTCCGCTCGCGATCACCGACTGCCTCAACTTCGGCTCGCCCGAGGACCCCGACTCGATGTGGCAGCTCGTCGAGGCGATCGAGGGCCTCGCCGACGGCTGCGCCGAGCTCGGCACGCCCGTCACGGGCGGAAACGTGTCCCTCTACAACGGCACGGGCGAGCCCGGCCAGATCGACTCGTCGATCCACCCGACGCCCGTCGTCGGCGTGCTCGGCGTGATCGACGACGTCACCCGCGCGACCGGCTCCGGCTGGCGCAACCCGGGCGAGTCGATCTTCCTGCTCGGCACCACGCGCGCCGAGCTCGACGGCTCCGCGTGGGCCGACGTCGTGCACCAGCACCTCGGCGGCCTGCCGCCGCGCCTCGACCTCGCCGCCGAGAAGGCGCTCGCCGACGTCCTCATCAACGCGAGCCGCGACGAGCTCGTCGACGCCGCGCACGACCTCTCCGAGGGCGGCCTGGTCCAGGCGCTCGTCGAGGCGAGCCTGCGCTACGGCGTCGGCGCGACCGTGTCGCTCGACGCGCTCCTCGAGCGCGACGGCCTCACCGCGTTCGAGGCGCTGTTCTCCGAGTCGACCGCCCGCGCGATCGTGTCCGTCCCCCGCGGCGAGGAGGTGCGCCTCGTCGACGCGTGCGTCGCCCGCGGCGTCCCCCACCTGCGCCTCGGCGAGACCGGCGCGACGACGGAGGACGACGCCGAGGCGCTCGTCGTCGAGGGCGTGTTCACGCTGCCGCTCGACCAGGCCCGCGAGGTCTTCGAGGGCGCGCTGCCCGCGATCTTCGGCTGA
- a CDS encoding DUF4190 domain-containing protein, which produces MAPKKPGNGLAVAGFVLGLLGFLGSFVPVLNIGGIIMGLVGVVLAIVGLTKAKNTGTGKGLALAGVILGALAVVIGIVINVAFASVFKDAVDDATGTTVVAPGGSRDSADAGLGSTRDNPAPLGSAVTGDDWTVTINSVAKVEEDSFGSKAAEGSVLLLVNLTATYDGDDPQGSTPWATVNFVTADGTTVDSLDASTLFVAEDSFDSMTTLYAGGSTAGDRILEVPADGWEQGVLAVSPGMFSDDTFVAVK; this is translated from the coding sequence ATGGCACCGAAGAAGCCGGGCAACGGCCTCGCTGTCGCGGGATTCGTCCTCGGGCTGCTGGGCTTCCTCGGCTCTTTCGTCCCGGTGCTCAACATCGGCGGGATCATCATGGGCCTCGTCGGCGTCGTGCTGGCGATCGTGGGCCTCACCAAGGCCAAGAACACAGGCACCGGTAAAGGGCTCGCCCTGGCGGGCGTGATCCTGGGCGCGCTCGCCGTCGTCATCGGCATCGTCATCAACGTCGCCTTCGCCAGCGTGTTCAAGGACGCCGTCGACGACGCGACCGGGACGACCGTCGTAGCCCCCGGCGGCTCACGGGACTCAGCGGACGCCGGGCTCGGCTCGACACGCGACAATCCCGCACCGCTCGGGTCTGCCGTCACTGGTGACGACTGGACGGTGACGATCAACTCGGTCGCGAAGGTCGAGGAGGACTCGTTCGGCTCCAAGGCGGCCGAGGGATCGGTCCTCCTTCTCGTCAACCTGACCGCTACCTACGACGGCGACGATCCGCAGGGCTCGACCCCGTGGGCCACGGTGAACTTCGTGACCGCCGACGGTACGACCGTCGACAGTCTCGACGCGTCGACCTTGTTCGTCGCGGAGGACAGCTTCGACTCCATGACGACCCTCTATGCGGGCGGTTCCACTGCCGGGGACCGGATCCTCGAGGTGCCCGCAGACGGCTGGGAGCAGGGCGTTCTCGCAGTCTCCCCCGGCATGTTTTCTGACGACACCTTCGTCGCGGTGAAGTAA
- a CDS encoding heparan-alpha-glucosaminide N-acetyltransferase domain-containing protein: MRGLKDFGRPPRVMGVDVARAVAVVGMIAAHVGGVPDLEWSDPSTWAGLANGRSSLLFALVAGVSVALMTRKLDPSDDDAVRRTRLTLVGRGLAVFVIGLVLESLGTPVAIILCVYGALFVAVAPFVGWSRRRLLVASGLLGVLGPVVAATLAATNRYGGIGATFTFFSTYSVPVWLALMFAGMAVGRSQLRSLGIAARLLAIGLALAITGAIGGMLGTQLDEPVAASPSSSTGSASVTSTSSTDTAPAGSDKVAGPETLPGEDVDLIGMTCERYPGPGSYVSCYNATDAPDDEPIIDNPDEPSVLDSIRSSVLADYPHSGGVSEVVGSGGIALMVLALCLLLARFLRVLLIPLAALGSMPLTAYSLHIVTLAVLGDSVAPGPIQWAEQSILLMVFATVWVATIGRGPLERLVARTARWFARATVS, encoded by the coding sequence GTGCGTGGGCTGAAGGACTTCGGGCGCCCACCACGCGTGATGGGGGTCGACGTCGCGCGCGCGGTCGCCGTCGTCGGCATGATCGCCGCGCACGTCGGCGGGGTGCCCGATCTGGAGTGGAGCGACCCCTCGACGTGGGCAGGGCTCGCGAACGGGCGGTCGTCCCTGCTCTTCGCGCTCGTCGCGGGCGTGTCGGTCGCGCTCATGACGCGCAAGCTCGACCCGTCCGACGACGACGCGGTGCGCCGGACGCGACTCACGCTCGTCGGGAGAGGCCTCGCGGTCTTCGTCATCGGGTTGGTGCTCGAGTCGCTCGGCACTCCCGTCGCGATCATCCTGTGCGTGTACGGCGCGCTGTTCGTCGCCGTCGCGCCGTTCGTGGGCTGGTCGAGGCGGCGGCTCCTCGTCGCCTCGGGGCTTCTCGGCGTGCTCGGCCCGGTCGTCGCCGCGACGCTCGCTGCGACCAACCGCTACGGCGGTATCGGAGCGACCTTCACGTTCTTCTCCACGTACTCCGTGCCGGTGTGGCTCGCCCTGATGTTCGCGGGGATGGCAGTCGGCCGATCGCAGCTCCGTTCGCTCGGGATCGCCGCACGGCTGCTTGCGATCGGGCTCGCTCTCGCGATCACCGGCGCGATCGGCGGCATGCTCGGCACGCAGCTCGACGAGCCGGTCGCCGCGTCACCCTCATCCTCGACGGGGTCCGCGTCCGTTACCTCAACCTCGTCAACCGATACGGCTCCCGCTGGTTCCGACAAGGTTGCCGGGCCGGAGACGCTCCCGGGCGAGGACGTCGACCTCATCGGGATGACGTGCGAGCGCTACCCAGGGCCCGGCAGCTACGTCTCGTGCTACAACGCCACGGACGCGCCCGACGACGAGCCGATCATCGACAACCCTGACGAGCCCTCGGTCCTCGACTCGATCCGTTCGTCGGTGCTCGCGGACTACCCGCACTCAGGCGGGGTCTCCGAGGTCGTCGGCTCGGGCGGCATCGCGCTGATGGTCCTCGCGCTGTGCCTGCTCCTCGCGCGGTTCCTGCGGGTGCTGCTGATCCCGCTGGCCGCGCTCGGCAGCATGCCGCTGACGGCGTACTCGCTGCACATCGTCACGCTCGCAGTCCTGGGCGACTCCGTAGCGCCGGGACCGATCCAGTGGGCCGAGCAGAGCATCCTCCTCATGGTCTTCGCGACCGTGTGGGTCGCAACCATCGGGCGTGGTCCCCTCGAGCGTCTCGTCGCGCGAACCGCACGATGGTTCGCCCGCGCTACCGTGAGCTGA
- the thiD gene encoding bifunctional hydroxymethylpyrimidine kinase/phosphomethylpyrimidine kinase: MVDFALVVAGSEASGGAGIQADLKTFQQLGVHGSGALTCIVSFDPKNDWGHRFVPVDAPVIADQIEAATAVHDIDVVKIGMLGTPVTIETVAREVSARSFKHVVLDPVLICKGQEPGAALDTDTALREKVLPLATVVTPNLFETKTLAGVDDITTVDELVAAAKRIHELGVPFVVAKGGVELPGPDAVDVLVSDDGVEVFSRPKIGEERVSGAGCTFAAAITAELAKGASVRDAVAVAKDFVTAAVEARLPSNAPFTSAWQGAYAG, from the coding sequence ATGGTTGATTTCGCACTAGTCGTGGCAGGGTCTGAGGCTTCCGGCGGCGCCGGCATCCAGGCTGATCTCAAGACGTTCCAGCAGCTGGGAGTGCACGGTTCGGGGGCGCTGACGTGCATCGTGTCGTTCGACCCGAAGAACGACTGGGGGCACCGCTTCGTGCCGGTCGACGCGCCCGTCATCGCTGACCAGATCGAGGCCGCGACGGCGGTCCACGACATCGACGTGGTCAAGATCGGCATGCTCGGCACGCCCGTGACGATCGAGACGGTCGCCCGCGAGGTCTCCGCCCGTTCGTTCAAGCACGTCGTGCTCGACCCGGTGCTCATCTGCAAGGGCCAGGAGCCGGGCGCCGCGCTCGACACGGACACGGCTCTGCGCGAGAAGGTCCTCCCCCTCGCGACGGTCGTCACGCCGAACCTCTTCGAGACGAAGACGCTCGCGGGCGTCGACGACATCACGACGGTCGACGAGCTGGTCGCCGCCGCGAAGCGCATCCACGAGCTGGGTGTTCCATTCGTCGTCGCGAAGGGCGGCGTCGAGCTTCCCGGTCCGGACGCCGTCGACGTGCTCGTCTCCGACGACGGCGTCGAGGTGTTCTCCCGTCCGAAGATCGGCGAGGAGCGCGTCTCCGGCGCCGGCTGCACGTTCGCAGCGGCAATCACCGCGGAGCTCGCGAAGGGCGCGTCGGTGCGTGACGCCGTCGCCGTCGCCAAGGACTTCGTGACCGCTGCGGTCGAGGCACGCCTGCCGTCCAACGCGCCCTTCACGTCTGCTTGGCAGGGTGCTTACGCAGGATGA
- a CDS encoding acyl-CoA dehydrogenase, with product MTTTVAPSAKDADVEARVDVASLTHQLLGRWGDLRLFARAIVGDPRFQKIEGMSVEEHRERVLNQLKLLVTEAKVLRAFPERLGGADDAGGSLAGFEELVAGDPSMQIKSGVQWGLFASAILHLGTPEQHDRLLPGAMTLDVPGAFAMTEIGHGSDVASVATTATYDEETQEFVIHTPFKAAWKEYLGNAGKHGVAAVVFAQLITKGVNHGVHAFYTPIREKNPDGTAGAFLPGIGGEDDGVKGGLNGIDNGRLHFTNVRVPRENLLARYGSVAPDGTYSSPIESSGRRFFTMLGSLVQGRVSLDGAAVNAQKIGLAIAVRYGNERRQFPGANGEETVLLDYGRHQRRLIPLIARTYAAHFAHDRLLDLFHAVFSGEMDTPESREDLETMAAALKASSTWTALSTLQECREACGGAGFIAENRLTGLRADLDIYVTFEGDNTVLMQLVGKRLLTDYANEFKNIDAGGMARLVVERAADTVLYGTPVARALQTITDQGQRRRAVGHLRGEEAQRSLLADRVETMVEHVAGRLRPASKLPAAEAAALFNQNQHELIEMAKAHAELVQWEAFTKALLDVEDEGTRRVLTWVRDLYGLTVIESNLAWYLMNGRLTGQRARTVSSYIDRLVLRLRPHAQDLVDAFGYGPEHLRASIATGAEKERQDEARAYYRALRAAGDEPVKEKHLTKKR from the coding sequence ATGACCACCACCGTTGCACCCTCGGCCAAGGACGCTGACGTGGAGGCGCGCGTCGACGTCGCGAGCCTCACGCACCAGCTTCTCGGCCGGTGGGGGGACCTGCGCCTGTTCGCCCGGGCCATCGTGGGCGACCCGCGCTTCCAGAAGATCGAGGGCATGTCCGTCGAGGAGCACCGCGAGCGCGTCCTGAACCAGCTCAAGCTGCTCGTCACCGAGGCGAAGGTGCTGCGCGCCTTCCCTGAGCGCCTCGGCGGCGCCGACGACGCCGGCGGCTCGCTCGCCGGCTTCGAGGAGCTCGTCGCGGGGGACCCGTCGATGCAGATCAAGTCGGGCGTGCAGTGGGGCCTGTTCGCGTCGGCGATCCTGCACCTCGGCACCCCCGAGCAGCACGACCGCCTCTTGCCGGGAGCCATGACGCTCGACGTGCCGGGTGCGTTCGCGATGACCGAGATCGGTCACGGGTCTGACGTCGCGTCCGTCGCCACGACCGCGACGTACGACGAGGAGACGCAGGAGTTCGTCATCCACACGCCGTTCAAGGCGGCGTGGAAGGAGTACCTCGGCAACGCGGGCAAGCACGGCGTCGCCGCGGTCGTCTTCGCCCAGCTCATCACCAAGGGCGTCAACCACGGCGTGCACGCCTTCTACACGCCGATCCGTGAGAAGAACCCGGACGGGACCGCGGGGGCGTTCCTGCCGGGCATCGGTGGGGAGGACGACGGCGTCAAGGGCGGCCTCAACGGCATCGACAACGGCCGACTCCACTTCACCAACGTGCGCGTGCCGCGCGAGAACCTTCTCGCCCGGTACGGCTCGGTCGCGCCCGACGGGACGTACTCGTCGCCGATCGAGAGCTCGGGCCGCCGCTTCTTCACGATGCTCGGCTCGCTCGTCCAGGGACGCGTGTCCCTCGACGGCGCGGCCGTCAACGCGCAGAAGATCGGCCTCGCGATCGCCGTCCGCTATGGCAACGAGCGGCGGCAGTTCCCGGGAGCGAACGGCGAGGAGACGGTGCTCCTCGACTACGGGCGGCACCAGCGCCGCCTCATCCCGCTGATCGCGCGCACGTACGCGGCACACTTCGCGCACGACCGCCTGCTCGACCTGTTCCACGCCGTCTTCTCGGGCGAGATGGACACCCCGGAGTCGCGTGAGGACCTCGAGACGATGGCGGCCGCGCTCAAGGCTTCGTCGACCTGGACGGCGCTCAGCACCCTGCAGGAGTGCCGCGAGGCGTGCGGTGGCGCCGGCTTCATCGCGGAGAACCGCCTCACGGGCCTGCGCGCGGACCTCGACATCTACGTGACGTTCGAGGGCGACAACACGGTGCTCATGCAGCTCGTCGGCAAGCGCCTGCTGACCGACTACGCGAACGAGTTCAAGAACATCGACGCTGGCGGCATGGCCCGCCTCGTCGTCGAGCGCGCCGCGGACACGGTCCTGTACGGCACGCCCGTCGCCCGCGCCCTCCAGACGATCACCGACCAGGGCCAGCGGCGCCGCGCCGTCGGGCACCTGCGCGGCGAGGAGGCGCAGCGCTCGCTGCTCGCGGACCGCGTCGAGACGATGGTCGAGCACGTCGCCGGGCGCCTGCGCCCCGCGTCGAAGCTGCCCGCCGCCGAGGCGGCCGCGCTGTTCAACCAGAACCAGCACGAGCTCATCGAGATGGCGAAGGCCCACGCGGAGCTCGTCCAGTGGGAGGCGTTCACCAAGGCGCTGCTCGACGTCGAGGACGAGGGCACGCGTCGCGTCCTCACCTGGGTGCGCGACCTGTACGGCCTCACGGTGATCGAGAGCAACCTCGCCTGGTACCTCATGAACGGGCGCCTTACCGGGCAGCGCGCCCGCACGGTGTCGAGCTACATCGACCGGCTCGTGCTGCGCCTGCGCCCGCACGCGCAGGACCTCGTCGACGCGTTCGGCTACGGTCCGGAGCACCTGCGCGCCTCGATCGCGACGGGTGCGGAGAAGGAGCGTCAGGACGAGGCGCGCGCCTACTACCGCGCGCTGCGCGCCGCGGGCGACGAGCCCGTCAAGGAGAAGCACCTCACCAAGAAGCGCTGA